In Rhodobacter sp. 24-YEA-8, the following are encoded in one genomic region:
- a CDS encoding ATP phosphoribosyltransferase regulatory subunit yields MMLSASDRAAIRAVADELYGQLLAAGAVAVETEILQPAGPLLDLYGEDIRARAYVTADPTLGEMMLRPDFTVPVVEAHMRDGAEPARYAYMGEVFRRQEDPDARAREYLQVGFEVFDRAASEADAEVFALFSDLLAPLNLRPATGDIGILMAAVRGLSTSDRRKAALLRHIWRPKRFRALLDRFAGRAAPSPARAALLERLKSDAPEALIEAAGPLVGLRSAEDIAGRAAALIEDAATPPIAATEAALLYDLLTLQAPSLAALAHLRGIAPMLPAITPAIERFAARLEALKARGVNVETLPFEASHGRTTLEYYDGFVFTLAAADPALPAVASGGRYDALTAHLGQGGSIPAVGGIIRPELVARLKGAI; encoded by the coding sequence ATGATGCTTTCCGCCAGTGACAGGGCCGCGATCCGCGCAGTTGCCGATGAGCTTTACGGGCAGCTTCTCGCCGCCGGTGCCGTGGCGGTAGAGACCGAGATCCTGCAGCCTGCCGGCCCGCTTCTGGACCTTTACGGCGAGGATATCCGTGCCCGCGCCTATGTGACCGCCGATCCGACCCTTGGCGAAATGATGCTGCGCCCCGATTTCACCGTGCCGGTGGTCGAGGCCCATATGCGGGACGGTGCCGAGCCCGCGCGTTATGCCTATATGGGCGAGGTCTTTCGCCGTCAGGAAGACCCTGACGCCCGCGCCCGCGAATATCTCCAGGTTGGCTTTGAGGTTTTTGACCGTGCCGCCTCCGAGGCCGATGCCGAGGTTTTCGCACTGTTCTCCGACCTGTTGGCGCCCCTGAACCTGCGCCCGGCCACCGGCGATATTGGGATTCTGATGGCCGCTGTGAGGGGGCTGTCGACCTCGGACCGGCGCAAGGCCGCGCTCTTGCGCCATATCTGGCGCCCGAAGCGGTTTCGTGCGCTGCTTGACCGTTTCGCGGGGCGTGCCGCGCCGTCTCCGGCCCGGGCCGCGCTGCTCGAGCGGCTGAAATCCGATGCGCCAGAGGCGCTGATCGAGGCCGCAGGCCCGCTTGTCGGTCTGCGCTCGGCCGAAGATATCGCCGGACGCGCAGCCGCGCTGATCGAAGATGCGGCCACGCCGCCCATCGCTGCGACCGAAGCCGCGCTGCTTTATGATCTGCTGACGCTTCAGGCGCCCTCGCTGGCGGCGCTCGCCCATCTGCGCGGGATTGCGCCCATGCTGCCCGCGATCACCCCGGCGATTGAACGATTTGCGGCGCGGCTCGAAGCGCTGAAGGCGCGCGGCGTCAATGTCGAAACCCTGCCTTTCGAGGCAAGCCATGGCCGCACCACGCTGGAATATTACGACGGTTTCGTCTTCACCCTGGCGGCCGCTGATCCGGCCCTGCCGGCGGTGGCGTCGGGCGGGCGCTATGACGCGCTGACGGCGCATCTGGGCCAGGGTGGCTCGATCCCCGCCGTGGGGGGCATCATCCGCCCCGAACTGGTGGCGCGACTGAAAGGGGCAATCTGA
- a CDS encoding SlyX family protein encodes MTTERSDRDAALEERIAHLIRAMDDLSDVVARQDREITQLNRRVHMLMEREAEREQMAGEAPAANQPPPHW; translated from the coding sequence ATGACGACTGAGAGAAGCGACCGGGATGCAGCCCTGGAAGAACGGATCGCGCATCTGATCCGGGCAATGGATGATCTGTCGGATGTGGTGGCGCGCCAGGATCGCGAGATCACCCAGCTGAACCGCCGGGTGCATATGCTGATGGAGCGCGAGGCCGAACGCGAGCAGATGGCGGGCGAAGCCCCGGCTGCGAACCAGCCGCCGCCGCATTGGTGA
- a CDS encoding ureidoglycolate lyase, producing MQIHPEPLTPEAFAPFGDVLAATGPHRLINDGLCQRHHDLARLDFGEDSSPPGRAGISVFKAAPRALPYEFDLIERHPDGSQAFIPMSDQPFLVIVATGPDMTPRAFLTNGAQGVNLHRGTWHGVLTPLGAPGLFAVVDRIGESRNLEEYRYPHPWLVVEAGLAPAARGI from the coding sequence ATGCAGATCCACCCAGAACCCCTGACACCCGAGGCCTTCGCCCCCTTCGGCGACGTTCTTGCGGCAACCGGCCCCCATCGCCTGATCAATGACGGTCTCTGCCAGCGCCATCATGACCTTGCCCGCCTCGATTTCGGCGAAGACAGCTCTCCGCCCGGCCGCGCCGGCATCTCGGTTTTCAAGGCCGCACCCCGCGCCCTGCCCTATGAATTCGACCTGATCGAGCGCCACCCGGATGGCTCACAGGCCTTCATCCCGATGTCGGATCAGCCCTTCCTGGTGATCGTCGCCACAGGCCCGGACATGACCCCCCGCGCCTTTCTGACCAATGGTGCGCAAGGCGTGAACCTGCATCGTGGCACCTGGCATGGGGTGCTGACGCCGCTCGGCGCGCCGGGGCTGTTTGCGGTCGTGGACCGGATCGGTGAAAGCCGCAATCTCGAGGAATACCGCTATCCGCACCCCTGGCTGGTGGTGGAGGCGGGGCTCGCCCCCGCAGCCCGGGGCATTTAG
- a CDS encoding DUF2125 domain-containing protein, giving the protein MAFLRHGFAVPAMVVLMSGSAHAALTADQVWQSWKDGAGLIGLTINVATEANSGGTLTLNGLSIAPEDAPDPLTVSALTLTENSDGTVTITPGDAIGFQTGTAEEGGTAKLTHDGLSIIAREGDNGGIIYDYSAKKLDIAYDFTTPGFAYGEDETPEPGKDNGNFTFEGLKGSYSDIPGTNRVFSVALETAKLIYAINSDQPSFDSKSTSNSESVNLALAAEFTLPSTITLGEIQSPADFGTALQQGLQLKLNTTNGASTGKSSEKSMFMSFDMDMKAGPATADVLFNKDVFSLASKGNDGMEIVVTSDGLPAPAKITIADVEMNLLSPVMSGETAADYGLKLILGQLTLNDESWGLFDPNAALKRDPIDLALDLSGKAKVDWIAMAVADETGGEPVIPEPESLNITQAALKLAGAALNATGALTFDNSIGFPAPLGEVNVNLTGAEQLINGLISIGVLAEQDAMGARMMMGMFMVPGSEPDSLTSKIEFKEGFSIFANGQQLQ; this is encoded by the coding sequence ATGGCGTTTCTGAGGCATGGCTTTGCCGTTCCCGCAATGGTCGTTCTGATGAGTGGAAGCGCCCATGCGGCGCTGACCGCTGATCAGGTCTGGCAGTCCTGGAAGGACGGCGCCGGCCTGATCGGGCTGACCATTAATGTCGCGACCGAAGCAAATTCGGGCGGCACTCTGACCCTCAACGGATTGAGCATCGCTCCGGAAGACGCGCCCGATCCGCTGACCGTTTCGGCACTGACCCTGACCGAAAACAGCGATGGCACCGTCACCATCACCCCAGGCGACGCGATCGGTTTCCAGACCGGCACCGCCGAAGAGGGTGGCACGGCGAAACTGACCCATGACGGCCTGTCCATCATCGCCCGCGAAGGCGATAATGGTGGCATCATCTATGACTATTCGGCGAAAAAGCTCGATATTGCCTATGATTTCACCACCCCGGGCTTTGCTTACGGCGAAGATGAAACCCCGGAGCCGGGCAAGGATAATGGCAATTTCACCTTTGAAGGGCTGAAGGGCAGCTACAGCGATATCCCGGGCACCAACCGCGTGTTCTCGGTGGCGCTTGAGACGGCGAAGCTGATCTATGCGATCAATTCCGACCAGCCGTCATTCGACAGCAAAAGCACCTCGAACAGCGAATCCGTCAATCTTGCGCTGGCCGCTGAATTCACCCTGCCGAGCACCATCACCCTTGGCGAGATCCAGTCGCCGGCTGATTTCGGCACCGCGCTGCAACAGGGTCTCCAGCTTAAGCTGAACACCACCAACGGCGCCTCCACGGGCAAATCCAGTGAGAAGTCGATGTTCATGTCGTTTGACATGGATATGAAGGCCGGCCCGGCCACGGCAGATGTGCTGTTCAACAAGGATGTCTTCAGCCTTGCCTCGAAAGGCAATGACGGCATGGAGATCGTCGTGACCTCTGATGGTCTGCCGGCTCCGGCAAAGATCACCATCGCCGATGTCGAGATGAACCTGCTTTCGCCGGTCATGTCGGGGGAAACCGCTGCCGATTACGGCCTGAAGCTGATCCTTGGTCAGCTGACGCTGAATGACGAAAGCTGGGGCCTCTTTGACCCGAATGCCGCGCTGAAGCGTGATCCGATCGATCTGGCGCTTGATCTCAGCGGCAAGGCGAAAGTCGACTGGATCGCGATGGCGGTTGCAGATGAAACCGGCGGTGAGCCGGTGATCCCGGAGCCGGAATCGCTGAACATCACCCAGGCCGCGCTGAAACTGGCCGGTGCCGCCCTTAACGCAACCGGCGCGCTGACCTTCGACAACAGCATCGGCTTCCCGGCTCCGCTGGGCGAAGTGAATGTGAACCTCACCGGGGCAGAGCAGCTGATCAACGGCCTGATCTCCATCGGTGTCCTCGCGGAACAGGATGCAATGGGCGCGCGGATGATGATGGGCATGTTCATGGTCCCGGGCTCGGAGCCCGACAGCCTGACCTCGAAAATCGAGTTCAAAGAAGGCTTCAGCATTTTCGCAAATGGCCAGCAGCTGCAATAA
- a CDS encoding LysR family transcriptional regulator, with amino-acid sequence MSYVNNLRMFVRVYDLGSMSAAARDQRCSPAVASSRISELEKHLGTRLFNRTTRSLQPTSNGRLFYDGALTVLEAIAEAEAALMTATQNPRGTIVISAPLGVGRRLIAPHVPAFKDLWPQIELRLRLSDRPVDILAEGIDLAFHLGMPEDSSLKMRLISGAPRVLCAAPDYIARRGMPADGAALIRDGHDCLILRYPGVREYRWTLETPDGPQQFAVSGPFESDDGDVLTGWALDGRGIVLKPLFEVAAHLREGRLVPVAVATPPLDTQLAILMQHRRLKDPKLQLFADYIVTHIREAIRRETDGPAAALL; translated from the coding sequence ATGAGCTATGTCAACAATCTGAGGATGTTCGTCAGGGTCTATGACCTTGGCTCGATGTCGGCGGCAGCGCGGGATCAGCGCTGTTCGCCCGCCGTCGCCTCGTCCAGGATCTCCGAGCTGGAAAAGCATCTTGGCACCCGGCTTTTCAACCGCACCACGCGCTCGCTGCAACCGACCTCGAACGGGCGGCTGTTTTACGACGGCGCGCTTACGGTGCTTGAAGCGATTGCAGAGGCCGAAGCGGCACTGATGACCGCGACACAGAACCCGCGTGGCACCATTGTCATCTCGGCGCCGCTTGGGGTCGGGCGCCGGCTGATCGCGCCACATGTGCCCGCCTTCAAGGATCTCTGGCCGCAAATCGAGCTGCGGCTGCGGCTTTCGGACCGGCCGGTGGATATCCTGGCTGAGGGGATCGACCTCGCCTTCCATCTTGGCATGCCCGAGGATTCCTCGCTGAAAATGCGGCTGATCTCAGGGGCGCCGCGGGTGCTTTGTGCCGCGCCGGACTATATCGCGCGGCGCGGAATGCCGGCGGATGGCGCGGCGCTGATCAGAGACGGGCATGACTGCCTGATCCTGCGCTATCCGGGCGTGCGCGAATATCGCTGGACGCTGGAAACCCCTGACGGGCCGCAGCAATTCGCGGTCAGCGGCCCGTTTGAAAGTGATGACGGCGATGTGCTGACCGGCTGGGCGCTGGACGGGCGGGGCATTGTGCTCAAACCGCTGTTTGAGGTGGCGGCGCATCTGCGCGAAGGCCGGCTGGTGCCGGTGGCGGTGGCCACGCCGCCGCTCGACACGCAGCTCGCGATCCTGATGCAGCACCGGCGGCTGAAAGACCCCAAGCTGCAGCTCTTTGCCGATTACATCGTGACGCATATCCGCGAGGCGATCCGGCGCGAGACCGATGGCCCCGCGGCCGCCCTTCTGTAA
- a CDS encoding bifunctional allantoicase/(S)-ureidoglycine aminohydrolase, with amino-acid sequence MTTRSYYAPEGGLPPQTRLMTGRAVFTDAYAVIPKGCFSDILTSFLPGWDKTRLWLIARPMSGFAETFSQYVMEVAPGGGSTTPEPDAGAEGWLFFTGGLATLTLNGVGYEMEAGSYAYIPPGASWTLLAEGRSPARFHWIRKLWEPAAGLTPPDPVVINERDIAPTPMPDTGGVWATTRFVAPDDLRHDGHVTVVTFQPGGLIPFEETHVMEHGLYVLEGKAVYKLNQDWVEVEAGDFMWLRAYCPQACYAGGPGPFRYLLYKDVNRHAKLRGPGAFGNPSGR; translated from the coding sequence ATGACGACACGCAGCTATTACGCTCCCGAAGGCGGCCTGCCCCCCCAGACCCGGCTGATGACCGGGCGGGCCGTGTTCACCGATGCCTATGCGGTGATCCCGAAGGGCTGTTTCTCCGACATCCTCACCAGTTTTCTGCCGGGATGGGATAAAACCAGGCTCTGGCTGATCGCCCGCCCGATGTCGGGCTTTGCGGAAACCTTCAGCCAATATGTGATGGAGGTCGCGCCCGGCGGTGGTTCCACGACCCCCGAACCCGATGCCGGCGCCGAGGGCTGGCTCTTTTTCACCGGAGGCCTCGCCACCCTGACGCTGAACGGCGTGGGATATGAGATGGAGGCAGGCTCCTACGCCTATATCCCGCCCGGCGCCTCCTGGACGCTTTTAGCCGAAGGCCGCAGCCCTGCGCGTTTCCACTGGATCCGCAAATTGTGGGAGCCCGCCGCCGGCCTGACGCCCCCCGACCCTGTCGTGATCAATGAGCGCGATATCGCACCGACGCCGATGCCCGACACGGGCGGCGTCTGGGCCACCACCCGTTTCGTCGCGCCCGACGATCTGCGCCATGACGGCCATGTCACCGTCGTCACCTTCCAGCCCGGCGGCCTGATCCCGTTCGAAGAGACCCATGTCATGGAACATGGTCTCTATGTGCTCGAAGGCAAGGCGGTCTATAAACTCAACCAGGACTGGGTCGAGGTCGAGGCGGGCGATTTCATGTGGCTGCGCGCCTATTGCCCCCAGGCCTGCTATGCCGGCGGCCCGGGCCCGTTCCGTTACCTGCTTTACAAAGATGTCAACCGTCACGCCAAACTGCGCGGCCCCGGCGCCTTCGGCAACCCGTCCGGGCGCTGA
- the uraH gene encoding hydroxyisourate hydrolase → MGGRLTTHVLDTARGQPAAGLAISLWRIEGNARALLARVVTNADGRCDAPLLAGEAMRAGEYELVFEAGDYLRQSGQAQGEGLFLDQIPIRFGIGHPDQHYHVPLLLSPFAYSTYRGS, encoded by the coding sequence ATGGGCGGCAGGCTGACGACACATGTGCTGGATACCGCGCGGGGCCAGCCGGCGGCGGGGCTTGCGATCAGCCTGTGGCGCATCGAAGGGAACGCGCGCGCGCTGCTTGCCCGGGTGGTGACCAATGCGGATGGCCGCTGCGATGCGCCGCTGCTGGCGGGGGAGGCGATGCGGGCCGGGGAATATGAGCTGGTCTTTGAAGCGGGCGATTATCTGCGCCAGAGCGGCCAGGCGCAGGGCGAGGGGCTGTTTCTTGACCAGATCCCGATCCGCTTTGGAATTGGGCATCCGGACCAGCATTATCACGTGCCGCTGCTCCTGAGCCCCTTTGCCTATTCCACCTATCGGGGCAGCTGA
- the puuE gene encoding allantoinase PuuE, giving the protein MTRYPRDFRGHGPNPPDAAWPGGAKIAISLVLNYEEGGENNILHGDAGSEAFLSDIAGAQPWPGLRHWNMESLYDYGARAGFWRLHRLFTRRGIPVTIYGVATALARNPEQVAAMQEAGWEIASHGLKWVEHRDMPEADEAAAIAEAFRLHEEVTGAPPSGWYTGRCSMNTVRLTAETGRLAWISDTYDDDLPWWLKTGDHDQLVIPYTLEANDMRFATAPGYITGEQFFTYLKDSFDVLYAEGVAGHAKMFSIGLHNRLIGRPGKFAGLQKFLDYAQSHEGVWFPRRIDIADHWRRTHPPVAQERPSQMSRAAFVARFGGIYEHSPWIADQAWELELGPAHDSAVGLASALARAFRRASPEARLQVLRAHPDLAGKLAAAKRLTASSTSEQASAALDALTDAERATFQRLNTAYTARHGFPFIIAVRDNTRASILAAFEARLANDSETEFKTACTQVERIATLRLKDLLP; this is encoded by the coding sequence ATGACCCGCTACCCCCGCGATTTCCGAGGCCATGGCCCCAATCCCCCCGATGCGGCCTGGCCCGGAGGCGCGAAGATCGCCATCTCGCTGGTGCTGAATTACGAAGAGGGCGGCGAGAACAATATCCTGCATGGTGATGCCGGGTCAGAAGCCTTCCTCTCGGACATCGCGGGCGCGCAGCCCTGGCCTGGCCTGCGCCACTGGAATATGGAATCGCTTTACGATTACGGCGCGCGGGCGGGGTTCTGGCGGCTCCACCGCCTGTTCACCCGGCGGGGGATCCCGGTCACGATCTACGGCGTCGCGACCGCATTGGCGCGCAACCCCGAACAGGTGGCCGCGATGCAGGAGGCGGGATGGGAAATCGCCAGCCACGGGCTGAAATGGGTCGAGCATCGCGATATGCCCGAGGCCGACGAGGCCGCAGCGATTGCCGAAGCCTTCCGCCTGCATGAAGAGGTCACCGGGGCGCCGCCTTCGGGCTGGTATACCGGACGCTGCTCGATGAACACGGTGCGGCTTACCGCAGAGACAGGGCGCCTCGCCTGGATTTCCGACACTTATGACGACGATCTGCCCTGGTGGCTGAAGACCGGCGACCATGATCAGCTGGTGATCCCCTATACGCTCGAAGCAAATGACATGCGCTTTGCCACTGCGCCGGGCTATATCACCGGCGAGCAGTTCTTCACCTATCTGAAAGACAGCTTTGATGTGCTTTACGCCGAAGGCGTCGCGGGTCACGCCAAGATGTTTTCCATAGGCCTGCATAACCGGCTGATCGGGCGGCCCGGAAAATTTGCGGGCCTGCAGAAGTTTCTTGATTACGCGCAAAGCCATGAGGGGGTCTGGTTTCCCCGCCGCATCGACATTGCCGATCACTGGCGGCGCACCCATCCACCGGTTGCGCAGGAACGCCCCTCACAAATGTCGCGCGCGGCATTTGTCGCCCGGTTCGGCGGCATTTACGAACATTCGCCCTGGATCGCGGATCAGGCATGGGAGCTGGAGCTTGGCCCCGCCCATGACAGCGCTGTCGGGCTGGCCTCGGCACTGGCCCGCGCCTTCCGCCGTGCCTCGCCCGAGGCCCGGCTTCAGGTGCTGCGCGCCCATCCCGATCTCGCCGGCAAACTGGCCGCCGCGAAACGGCTGACGGCGTCAAGCACATCTGAGCAGGCCTCGGCAGCGCTGGACGCCCTGACCGATGCCGAGCGCGCCACCTTTCAGCGCCTCAATACCGCTTACACCGCGCGTCACGGCTTTCCGTTCATCATCGCGGTCCGTGACAATACCAGGGCCTCGATCCTCGCTGCGTTCGAGGCCCGCCTCGCCAATGACAGCGAGACCGAATTCAAGACCGCCTGCACCCAGGTGGAACGCATTGCCACCCTTCGCCTGAAAGACCTCCTGCCATGA
- a CDS encoding urate hydroxylase PuuD has protein sequence MYDFTVLWDWMQLAARWLHVITAIAWIGSSFYFVALDLGLRKSPDLPPGAYGEEWQVHGGGFYHIQKYLVAPERLPEHLVWFKWESYATWLSGFLMLVLVYYLGAELFLIDPRVMELQVWQAVAISVGSLAFGWLAYDTICRVFVKSNQSLVMLALFGVLVAMSYFYASVFSGRAALLHLGAFTATIMSANVFLVIIPNQKIVVADLKAGRTPDPKYGRIAKQRSTHNNYLTLPVLFLMLANHYPLAFATEYNWIIASLVFLMGVTIRHWFNTRHAGRGNPHWTWGVTVVLFLIIAWLSTAPLRLQPEEAALEGEALRYASAPGFGDVVSIVQGRCSMCHAAEPAWEGMLWPPKAVVLESEAQIAHEARRIYLQSGVTHAMPPGNLSYMEEAERHRIIDWYRAAARLPDPV, from the coding sequence ATGTATGATTTCACAGTACTCTGGGACTGGATGCAACTGGCGGCGCGCTGGCTGCATGTGATCACAGCCATCGCCTGGATCGGATCGAGCTTTTACTTCGTGGCGCTGGATCTGGGCCTCAGGAAATCCCCCGACCTGCCGCCCGGTGCCTATGGCGAGGAATGGCAGGTTCATGGTGGTGGCTTTTACCATATCCAGAAATACCTCGTCGCGCCCGAACGCCTGCCCGAACACCTGGTCTGGTTCAAATGGGAAAGCTACGCCACATGGCTTTCGGGTTTCCTGATGCTGGTGCTGGTCTATTACCTGGGCGCCGAGCTTTTCCTGATCGACCCCCGGGTGATGGAGCTGCAGGTCTGGCAGGCAGTGGCGATCTCGGTCGGATCGCTCGCCTTCGGATGGCTGGCCTATGACACGATCTGCCGGGTCTTTGTGAAATCCAATCAAAGCCTTGTCATGCTGGCTTTGTTCGGCGTTCTGGTGGCGATGTCGTATTTCTACGCCTCGGTCTTTTCTGGCCGGGCGGCGCTTTTGCATCTTGGCGCCTTCACCGCGACGATCATGTCCGCCAATGTCTTCCTGGTGATCATCCCCAATCAGAAGATCGTGGTGGCGGATCTGAAGGCGGGCCGCACGCCCGATCCGAAATATGGCCGTATCGCCAAGCAGCGCAGCACGCATAACAATTACCTGACGCTGCCGGTGCTGTTCCTGATGCTGGCAAACCACTACCCGCTGGCCTTCGCGACCGAATATAACTGGATCATTGCGAGCCTTGTCTTTCTGATGGGCGTCACCATCCGTCACTGGTTCAACACCCGCCATGCCGGGCGCGGCAATCCGCACTGGACCTGGGGCGTGACGGTGGTTCTGTTTCTGATCATCGCCTGGCTTTCGACCGCGCCCTTGCGGCTGCAGCCTGAAGAGGCCGCGCTGGAAGGCGAGGCGCTGCGCTATGCGAGCGCGCCCGGCTTCGGGGATGTGGTTTCGATCGTGCAGGGGCGCTGCTCGATGTGTCACGCTGCGGAACCCGCCTGGGAGGGGATGCTCTGGCCCCCGAAAGCAGTCGTATTGGAAAGCGAGGCACAGATCGCGCATGAGGCCCGGCGGATCTATCTGCAATCCGGTGTCACCCATGCGATGCCGCCGGGCAATCTGAGCTATATGGAGGAGGCAGAGCGCCACCGGATCATCGACTGGTACCGGGCCGCAGCCAGGTTGCCCGATCCGGTCTGA
- the hisS gene encoding histidine--tRNA ligase, whose amino-acid sequence MSEGKIRRPRAETPKGFRDYFGAEVTERKAMLDAIAGVYHRYGFEALETSAVETVEALGKFLPDVDRPNEGVFAWQDEDEAWMALRYDLTAPLARVAAQYRNDLPSPYRRYAMGPVWRNEKPGPGRFRQFYQCDADTVGTGSVAADAEICAMLSDALEVVGIQRGDYVVKVNNRKVLNGVMEVAGVLDPSDATRFEAERGIVLRAIDKIDRLGDAGVRALLGEGRKDESGDFTKGAGLSSEQAEVVMGFVSAKRDSGAETVARLRELVGASTLGAEGVNELETIAALLDAQGYGPDRIVLDPGVVRGLGYYTGPVFEAELTFEILDEKGRKRQFGSVAGGGRYDDLVKRFTGQAVPATGVSIGVDRLLAALHAKGRVAADTTGPVVVTVMDRDRMADYMSMVADLRNAGIRAEVYLGNPKNFGNQLKYADKRQSPVAVIQGSDEAARGVVVLKDLILGAKIAENATLEEWKDRPAQVETARGDLVASVRKMLGQ is encoded by the coding sequence ATGTCCGAAGGCAAGATCCGCCGCCCCCGGGCCGAGACCCCCAAGGGATTTCGCGATTATTTCGGGGCCGAGGTCACCGAACGTAAAGCCATGCTGGACGCCATTGCCGGGGTCTATCATCGCTATGGGTTCGAGGCGCTGGAGACATCGGCGGTGGAAACCGTCGAGGCGCTTGGCAAATTCCTTCCCGATGTTGATCGCCCGAATGAGGGTGTTTTTGCCTGGCAGGATGAGGATGAGGCCTGGATGGCATTGCGCTATGACCTGACGGCGCCGCTGGCGCGGGTCGCGGCGCAATATCGCAATGATCTGCCCTCACCCTATCGCCGCTATGCGATGGGGCCGGTCTGGCGGAATGAAAAGCCGGGCCCGGGCCGCTTCCGCCAGTTCTACCAATGCGACGCCGATACGGTCGGCACGGGGTCGGTGGCGGCGGATGCCGAAATCTGCGCCATGCTCTCGGATGCGCTTGAAGTGGTCGGCATCCAGCGCGGCGATTACGTGGTCAAGGTGAACAACCGAAAAGTGCTGAACGGGGTGATGGAGGTCGCGGGCGTCCTTGATCCCTCGGATGCCACCAGGTTCGAGGCCGAGCGTGGCATCGTTCTGCGCGCCATCGACAAGATCGACCGGCTGGGCGATGCGGGCGTGCGCGCGCTGCTGGGCGAGGGCCGCAAGGACGAGTCCGGTGATTTCACCAAAGGCGCGGGCCTCTCCTCGGAACAGGCCGAGGTCGTGATGGGCTTTGTTTCGGCGAAACGCGACAGTGGCGCGGAGACGGTTGCCCGGTTGCGCGAACTGGTCGGCGCCTCGACCCTTGGCGCCGAAGGCGTCAATGAGCTGGAAACCATCGCGGCGCTGCTGGATGCCCAGGGCTATGGGCCTGACCGGATCGTGCTGGACCCGGGCGTTGTGCGCGGCCTTGGCTATTATACCGGACCGGTGTTCGAGGCGGAACTGACCTTTGAAATCCTCGACGAAAAGGGCCGCAAGCGCCAGTTCGGCTCGGTCGCGGGCGGCGGGCGCTATGACGATCTGGTGAAACGCTTCACCGGCCAGGCGGTGCCTGCGACCGGGGTGTCGATCGGGGTCGACCGGCTCCTTGCGGCGCTGCATGCGAAAGGTCGCGTGGCGGCGGATACGACCGGCCCGGTCGTGGTGACCGTGATGGACCGTGACCGTATGGCCGATTACATGTCGATGGTCGCGGATCTCAGAAATGCCGGCATCCGTGCCGAGGTCTATCTCGGCAATCCGAAGAACTTCGGCAACCAGCTGAAATATGCGGATAAACGGCAAAGCCCGGTTGCGGTGATCCAGGGTTCGGACGAGGCGGCGCGCGGTGTTGTGGTGCTGAAAGACCTGATCCTTGGCGCGAAAATCGCGGAAAACGCCACGCTTGAGGAATGGAAAGACCGCCCCGCCCAGGTCGAAACCGCGCGCGGCGATCTGGTGGCCTCTGTGCGCAAGATGCTGGGGCAATGA
- the hisG gene encoding ATP phosphoribosyltransferase yields the protein MMLKIGVPSKGRLMEKTFDWFGARGLAMAKTGNEREYSGRIDGIDGVELVMLSAGEIPRELAAGRIHLGVTGSDLVRDKLAAWHAQVADWQPLGFGHADLVIAVPQAWVDVDTLDDLDAAASAFRAQHGFRLRIATKYHRLVRDFLTANGVADYALVDSQGATEGTVKNLTAEAIADITSSGETLRANHLKILPEGLIHQSQATLFLARNADWAPDQTATLAALAARLGLPMPGL from the coding sequence CTGATGCTCAAGATCGGGGTGCCGTCCAAGGGCCGGCTGATGGAAAAGACCTTCGACTGGTTCGGCGCGCGCGGCCTCGCGATGGCGAAAACCGGCAATGAACGGGAATATTCCGGCCGGATCGACGGGATCGACGGGGTGGAACTGGTGATGCTTTCCGCCGGCGAAATCCCGCGCGAGCTGGCAGCGGGCCGCATCCATCTGGGCGTGACCGGATCGGATCTGGTGCGTGACAAGCTGGCGGCGTGGCACGCCCAGGTGGCCGACTGGCAGCCGCTTGGCTTTGGCCATGCCGATCTGGTGATCGCGGTGCCCCAGGCCTGGGTCGATGTCGATACGCTGGATGATCTGGATGCCGCCGCAAGCGCCTTCCGGGCGCAACACGGGTTTCGCCTCAGGATCGCGACGAAATATCACCGCCTGGTGCGTGATTTCCTGACCGCCAATGGTGTTGCCGATTACGCGCTGGTGGACAGCCAGGGCGCGACCGAGGGCACGGTGAAGAACCTTACCGCCGAGGCGATTGCCGATATCACCTCGTCGGGCGAGACGCTGCGCGCCAACCACCTGAAGATCCTCCCGGAGGGGCTGATCCATCAAAGCCAGGCAACCCTGTTCCTGGCCCGCAACGCGGATTGGGCGCCTGATCAGACCGCGACCCTCGCGGCGCTTGCGGCGAGGCTGGGCCTCCCGATGCCGGGGCTCTGA